One uncultured Acidilobus sp. JCHS genomic window carries:
- a CDS encoding Dinitrogenase iron-molybdenum cofactor has translation MLDVVNHRIVNKECREVPAEPPGGHGHHHHIEEDDRDPEHARWHLAVLNTLKDVDVVVAFHMGPTMVRALEALGKRVLLGVYASDAEELIEALRQHGL, from the coding sequence GTGCTGGATGTTGTCAACCACAGAATCGTTAACAAGGAGTGTCGTGAGGTGCCCGCAGAGCCTCCGGGCGGGCATGGCCATCATCACCATATTGAAGAGGACGATAGGGATCCGGAGCACGCGAGGTGGCACCTGGCGGTGCTTAACACGCTGAAGGACGTAGACGTGGTGGTAGCTTTCCACATGGGCCCAACAATGGTTCGCGCTCTGGAGGCCCTGGGGAAGAGGGTTCTGCTGGGGGTCTACGCCAGCGACGCGGAAGAGCTCATTGAAGCCCTAAGGCAACACGGTCTATGA
- a CDS encoding archaeal ribosomal protein S11P — MARVSLRELKWGVAHIYSSFNNTIVHITDMSGAETAARVSGGMVVKADREKPSPYAAMLGAARAAQTAMDRGITAIHIKVRAPGGHGPKTPGPGAQAAIRALARAGFVVGRIEDVTPIPHDTTRRPGGRRGRRV; from the coding sequence GTGGCGAGGGTGTCGCTCAGGGAGCTTAAGTGGGGCGTGGCCCACATATACAGCAGCTTCAACAATACCATAGTCCACATAACTGACATGAGCGGCGCTGAGACGGCCGCGAGGGTCTCTGGCGGAATGGTCGTCAAGGCTGACAGGGAGAAGCCCTCGCCGTACGCCGCTATGCTGGGGGCCGCGAGGGCAGCCCAGACGGCGATGGACAGGGGGATCACGGCCATACACATAAAGGTCAGGGCTCCTGGTGGACATGGCCCCAAGACGCCTGGGCCGGGCGCCCAGGCGGCCATAAGGGCGTTGGCAAGGGCTGGCTTCGTGGTTGGGAGGATAGAGGACGTCACGCCCATACCTCATGACACCACTAGGAGGCCTGGCGGCAGGAGGGGAAGGAGAGTCTAA
- a CDS encoding 5'-deoxy-5'-methylthioadenosine phosphorylase produces the protein MFEIVKPSGVRAQVGVIGGSGLYEAGILENPVEVMVNTPYGQPSDYITVGEIKGVKVAFLPRHGRGHRYPPHMVNYRANIWALKALGVKWVISVSAVGSLREEMRPGDLVVPTQFIDMTKGRKYTFFDGPVTVHVSMADPFCEDLSERLYEAARSLGYRVHKGATYICIEGPRFSTRAESRVWRDVFKADIIGMTLVPEVNLACEAELCYATLATVTDYDVWAEHPVTAAEVAKVMSENTEKARKVLYEVIPKLSGDPDPSRCSCCRALQNAIQ, from the coding sequence TTGTTCGAGATCGTTAAGCCCTCGGGGGTAAGGGCTCAGGTCGGCGTCATAGGCGGCTCTGGTCTTTACGAGGCCGGCATACTGGAGAACCCTGTTGAGGTGATGGTCAACACCCCCTACGGACAGCCAAGCGATTACATAACTGTCGGCGAGATAAAGGGCGTCAAGGTGGCCTTCCTGCCAAGGCACGGCAGGGGTCACAGGTACCCGCCTCACATGGTCAACTACAGGGCTAACATATGGGCCCTGAAGGCCTTAGGGGTCAAGTGGGTGATAAGCGTCTCGGCAGTTGGAAGCCTCAGGGAGGAGATGAGGCCCGGGGACCTAGTTGTGCCGACCCAGTTCATTGATATGACCAAGGGGAGGAAGTACACGTTCTTCGACGGGCCCGTTACAGTCCACGTGAGCATGGCGGACCCGTTCTGTGAAGACCTCTCAGAGAGGCTCTACGAGGCTGCCAGGTCGCTGGGCTATAGGGTCCACAAGGGCGCCACCTACATATGCATAGAGGGCCCGAGGTTCTCGACGAGGGCTGAGAGCAGGGTCTGGAGGGACGTCTTCAAGGCCGACATAATAGGCATGACGCTCGTCCCCGAGGTGAACCTGGCGTGCGAGGCCGAGCTCTGCTACGCCACGCTGGCCACCGTGACGGACTACGACGTGTGGGCCGAGCACCCCGTCACGGCGGCTGAGGTAGCTAAGGTCATGAGTGAGAACACCGAGAAGGCCCGCAAGGTCTTATATGAAGTTATACCCAAGCTCTCCGGCGACCCAGATCCCTCCCGCTGTAGCTGCTGCAGGGCGCTCCAGAATGCGATCCAGTAG
- a CDS encoding DNA-directed RNA polymerase, alpha subunit/40 kD subunit, which produces MTQRSIEIVEMEGNRIIVSMEGFPVAYGNALRRLALSDVPSMAIDFAYFYDNDTSVFDEIIAHRLGLLVLKSDEVLNKYGSPEECREASENDEHCYVKVYLEAEAGAESTGFYVKASDLKFSDPLVKPVYPDTPLVYLAPGQRIHLVAYARLGRGFEHGKWSPASVSVLRYATYVEYDSSKATPECVDCLAAYPELVNAIQEGGKGRVELDVKRPSSALRYCEKTACKGAIEVIYDPSKLYLVIESTGAIEPSRIVYEATKCLERKVEKLLNALEGTPVA; this is translated from the coding sequence TTGACGCAGAGATCAATAGAAATAGTCGAGATGGAGGGCAACAGGATAATAGTGTCCATGGAGGGCTTCCCGGTAGCCTATGGGAACGCGCTGAGGAGGCTTGCCCTCTCGGACGTGCCCTCGATGGCTATAGACTTCGCCTACTTCTACGACAATGACACCAGCGTCTTTGACGAAATAATAGCGCACAGGCTCGGGCTCCTGGTCCTCAAGTCAGACGAAGTCTTAAACAAGTACGGCAGCCCGGAGGAGTGCAGGGAGGCCAGCGAGAACGACGAGCACTGTTACGTGAAGGTCTACCTGGAGGCGGAGGCCGGGGCAGAGTCCACGGGCTTCTACGTCAAGGCCTCTGACCTGAAGTTCTCAGACCCCTTAGTTAAGCCCGTCTACCCGGACACCCCCTTAGTGTACCTGGCGCCTGGCCAGAGGATCCACCTAGTGGCCTACGCGAGGCTGGGCAGGGGCTTCGAGCACGGCAAGTGGAGCCCGGCCTCCGTCTCCGTGCTGAGGTACGCCACCTACGTGGAGTACGACTCCTCTAAGGCCACTCCGGAGTGCGTGGACTGCCTGGCCGCGTACCCTGAGCTGGTCAATGCCATACAGGAGGGCGGGAAGGGCAGGGTAGAGCTCGACGTGAAAAGGCCTTCAAGCGCGCTCAGGTACTGCGAGAAAACGGCGTGCAAGGGCGCCATAGAGGTCATCTATGACCCTTCAAAGCTTTACCTAGTCATAGAGTCGACAGGCGCGATCGAGCCGTCACGTATAGTCTATGAGGCCACGAAGTGCCTTGAAAGGAAGGTCGAAAAGCTGTTAAACGCTTTAGAGGGCACACCAGTGGCTTAG
- a CDS encoding Ribosomal protein L18E produces the protein MATKMRRTGPTNQLLKDTIELLEKRSRERPIWGRVAELLSKPTRERPAVNVSKINRYASDGDIVIVPGKVLGAGNISKKVTVAAFSFSAKAAEKIKAAGGRILTLREAVEQVQDYSKAKIVV, from the coding sequence GTGGCGACCAAGATGAGGAGGACAGGTCCCACAAACCAACTGCTGAAGGACACCATAGAGCTGCTCGAGAAGAGGTCCAGGGAGAGGCCAATATGGGGCAGGGTAGCTGAGCTCTTATCAAAGCCGACGAGGGAGAGGCCAGCTGTCAACGTGAGCAAGATAAACAGGTACGCGTCAGACGGCGACATAGTTATCGTCCCCGGCAAGGTCCTGGGGGCCGGTAACATCAGCAAGAAGGTGACAGTGGCCGCCTTCAGTTTCTCAGCCAAGGCGGCTGAGAAGATAAAGGCCGCAGGCGGAAGGATTTTAACCTTAAGGGAGGCCGTCGAGCAGGTGCAGGATTACAGCAAGGCCAAGATAGTGGTGTGA
- a CDS encoding molybdenum cofactor synthesis domain, whose protein sequence is MKAFALVITSDSVFKGVVNDEITPIVEKALEEGGHQLVHRVVVPNDVYAIREAVADAASRADVVLVTGGTGLSPRDVSIEAVKSISSKELPGFGEVFRLKSLEQVGLNAMLSRASAFLVGSSLVFVTPGSPQAVRLALELILPVVGHALAQARGEPHRH, encoded by the coding sequence ATGAAGGCCTTCGCCCTCGTCATAACGAGCGACAGCGTCTTCAAGGGCGTTGTAAATGATGAAATAACCCCAATAGTTGAGAAGGCCCTAGAGGAGGGGGGCCATCAGCTGGTCCACAGGGTTGTGGTGCCTAATGACGTATACGCAATAAGGGAGGCCGTGGCAGACGCCGCTTCAAGGGCTGACGTTGTTCTGGTCACGGGCGGGACGGGGCTTTCGCCGAGGGACGTCAGCATAGAGGCCGTGAAGTCCATCTCGTCAAAGGAGCTCCCTGGGTTCGGCGAGGTCTTCAGGTTGAAGAGCCTGGAGCAGGTAGGGCTTAACGCTATGCTGAGCAGGGCCTCTGCGTTCCTAGTGGGGTCATCGCTTGTCTTCGTGACGCCCGGTAGCCCTCAGGCCGTAAGGCTAGCCCTAGAGCTCATACTGCCCGTGGTTGGCCATGCCCTTGCGCAGGCCAGGGGGGAGCCGCACCGCCACTAG
- a CDS encoding DNA-directed RNA polymerase, subunit N (RpoN/RPB10), whose translation MLPPVRCFTCGAPLGHLWEEFQRRVRAGEDPEKVLDDLGVYRYCCRRTLYTSVVYIEQVARYSTVRVSKLRAYARGGEET comes from the coding sequence GTGCTGCCCCCTGTTAGGTGCTTCACCTGCGGTGCCCCTCTGGGCCACCTCTGGGAGGAGTTCCAGAGGAGGGTCAGGGCAGGCGAGGACCCTGAGAAGGTCCTTGACGACCTGGGCGTCTACAGGTACTGCTGCAGGAGGACCCTCTACACCAGCGTCGTTTATATAGAGCAGGTGGCCAGGTACAGCACAGTGAGGGTCTCAAAGCTGAGGGCCTATGCTAGAGGGGGTGAGGAGACATGA
- a CDS encoding archaeal ribosomal protein S9P, translated as MERQQPKGAQEATGQAAGQFIVSIGKRKTAIARAYVRPGSGRVRVNGTPLELIPTEVVRLKVMEPLIIAGDAVRNVVDIDVSVKGGGFMGQAEAARMAIARGLVEFFSKCVPDQSPEGCERSRAVAEKLKALYNEYDRTMLAGDYRRTEPEKYMRYSARRRWQTSYR; from the coding sequence TTGGAGCGTCAGCAGCCTAAGGGGGCTCAGGAGGCAACAGGACAGGCAGCAGGCCAGTTCATAGTCTCTATTGGTAAGAGGAAGACGGCCATCGCCAGGGCCTACGTAAGGCCTGGCTCAGGCCGCGTGAGGGTAAACGGCACCCCACTTGAGCTGATCCCTACGGAGGTCGTCAGGCTTAAGGTAATGGAGCCTCTCATCATAGCGGGCGACGCTGTCAGGAACGTTGTAGATATCGACGTTAGCGTGAAGGGAGGGGGGTTCATGGGGCAGGCCGAGGCCGCCAGGATGGCCATCGCCAGGGGCCTTGTGGAGTTCTTCTCAAAGTGCGTCCCAGACCAGTCGCCCGAGGGCTGCGAGAGGAGCAGGGCCGTCGCTGAGAAGCTGAAGGCGCTGTACAACGAGTACGACCGCACAATGCTCGCTGGCGACTACAGGCGCACGGAGCCCGAGAAGTACATGAGGTACAGCGCCAGGAGGCGCTGGCAGACCTCATACAGGTGA
- a CDS encoding ribosomal protein Sa(cytosolic)/S2(archaeal): MSEENEEAPQPTTSVSQQITEAEEKELLVPSELYKKAGVVYGTQICTKYMKQFVYRILPDGFYLLDVRKIDERVRVAARFLSSFDPSKIAVVATRIYAIKPVTTMCEKIGCKPIVGRIPPGIFTNPKLGVYFEPEVVVVTDTRTDRQAVEEASKIGVPVVALADTDSKVEDVDLVIPVNNKGRRSLALVYWLLTREIMRNRGLLPPGQEPPFTYEDFMAGKGPET, encoded by the coding sequence ATGAGCGAGGAGAATGAGGAGGCGCCTCAGCCCACTACGAGCGTGTCGCAGCAGATAACAGAGGCTGAGGAGAAGGAGCTCCTAGTCCCCTCCGAGCTTTACAAGAAGGCAGGCGTGGTCTATGGGACGCAGATATGTACGAAGTACATGAAGCAGTTCGTCTACAGGATACTGCCCGACGGCTTCTACCTCCTCGACGTGAGGAAGATTGACGAGAGGGTAAGGGTGGCCGCGAGGTTCCTCTCGTCCTTTGACCCGTCCAAGATCGCCGTGGTGGCGACCAGGATCTACGCTATCAAGCCCGTCACCACCATGTGCGAGAAGATAGGGTGCAAGCCCATAGTGGGCAGGATACCCCCAGGCATATTCACCAACCCAAAGCTCGGGGTCTACTTCGAGCCGGAGGTCGTGGTGGTGACAGACACCAGGACTGACAGGCAGGCCGTGGAGGAGGCGTCAAAGATAGGCGTGCCTGTCGTGGCCTTGGCCGACACCGACAGCAAGGTTGAGGACGTAGACCTGGTAATACCGGTGAACAACAAGGGCCGCAGGAGCCTGGCGCTGGTCTACTGGCTCCTGACCAGGGAGATCATGAGGAACAGGGGCCTGCTGCCGCCTGGCCAGGAGCCGCCGTTCACCTATGAGGACTTCATGGCTGGCAAGGGCCCTGAGACATAA
- a CDS encoding thioredoxin — MSEDEELRRILERKKAELLSQMSQGPEAGEGPRVVDLTDRDFEEFLRSHRAVVVDFWAPWCAPCFLVSPIIDELSLRYDKVAFARVNADENPVTASKYYVLSLPTVMFFLDGEEVDRVVGAVPEEELEERVQWLASRL, encoded by the coding sequence ATGTCTGAGGACGAGGAGCTGAGGAGAATACTGGAGAGGAAGAAGGCGGAGCTGCTGTCCCAGATGTCTCAGGGGCCTGAGGCCGGCGAGGGCCCAAGGGTGGTGGACCTCACGGACAGGGACTTTGAGGAGTTCCTGAGGTCCCACAGGGCCGTGGTGGTGGACTTCTGGGCCCCCTGGTGCGCCCCCTGCTTCCTGGTCTCCCCCATAATTGACGAGCTCTCGCTCAGGTATGATAAGGTGGCCTTCGCCCGCGTCAACGCTGACGAGAACCCGGTGACGGCCAGCAAGTACTACGTGCTCAGCCTCCCCACGGTTATGTTCTTCCTTGACGGCGAGGAGGTTGACAGGGTGGTCGGCGCGGTCCCTGAGGAGGAGCTGGAGGAGAGGGTGCAGTGGCTCGCGTCAAGGCTCTGA
- a CDS encoding S-adenosylmethionine decarboxylase proenzyme translates to MSLTALEEGMSLEVSSEEESSRVRDFIIGKHVFGSLYGIPPEIADDEDYVRQAVLDAVKAANATLIEIKSWKISGHKGGVSVIALVNESHIAVHTWTEYRYATVDAYTCGDHTRPERAFQLIVERLKPQYYTYSYADRTQFPASSPVFIVKKVETRAAAVAR, encoded by the coding sequence ATGTCCCTAACGGCCCTAGAGGAGGGCATGAGCTTAGAAGTGTCAAGTGAGGAGGAAAGTAGTAGGGTTAGGGATTTCATAATTGGAAAGCACGTTTTTGGTAGCCTGTACGGGATACCGCCTGAGATAGCTGATGACGAGGATTACGTTCGCCAGGCCGTGCTGGACGCCGTCAAGGCGGCCAACGCCACGCTGATAGAGATCAAGAGCTGGAAGATATCCGGTCACAAGGGAGGGGTCTCAGTCATAGCGTTAGTCAACGAGAGCCACATAGCAGTACACACATGGACGGAGTACCGCTACGCCACGGTTGACGCCTACACGTGCGGCGACCACACAAGGCCTGAGAGGGCCTTCCAGCTGATAGTTGAGAGGCTGAAGCCCCAGTACTACACCTACAGCTACGCCGACAGGACCCAGTTCCCTGCCTCAAGCCCCGTCTTCATAGTCAAGAAGGTGGAGACCAGAGCTGCCGCGGTCGCGCGATAG
- a CDS encoding Metal-dependent hydrolases of the beta-lactamase superfamily II, with product MNAVNRLRVGVLVDSKARINLRADYGLSLYLESERWRVLFDTGPSDAVLEFNASAMGVDLSKLDLVLISHEHFDHTGGLPALARAGVRAPVLIPAGASWRLERAIEDLGLPVRKVITGGEVLPGAFLLSQQYGPPYEQALAVNLGGKGLVTVHGCSHPGPSRIVAKALNDTGVKPFAVVGGLHLAWSPPESVQTELKALASLGVKTMIPLHCSGELVLKEARRFGIEAKEAVAGDWLEL from the coding sequence TTGAACGCTGTGAACAGGCTGAGGGTTGGCGTCCTTGTCGACAGTAAGGCCAGGATCAACCTGAGGGCTGACTACGGCCTCTCGCTCTACCTTGAGAGCGAGAGGTGGCGAGTACTCTTCGACACAGGTCCCTCTGACGCGGTGCTAGAGTTCAACGCCTCAGCCATGGGGGTCGACCTGTCCAAGTTAGACCTAGTGCTGATATCCCATGAGCACTTTGATCACACGGGAGGGCTCCCAGCCCTTGCGAGGGCTGGCGTCAGGGCCCCCGTACTGATACCAGCCGGCGCCTCCTGGCGGCTCGAGAGGGCCATAGAGGACCTAGGGCTCCCCGTCAGGAAGGTCATCACGGGAGGCGAGGTGCTTCCTGGGGCCTTCCTGCTCTCGCAACAGTACGGCCCGCCTTATGAACAGGCCCTCGCGGTAAACCTAGGAGGTAAGGGGCTAGTCACGGTTCACGGCTGCTCCCACCCAGGCCCCTCAAGGATCGTCGCCAAGGCCCTTAACGATACTGGCGTGAAGCCGTTCGCCGTGGTCGGCGGGCTTCACCTCGCGTGGAGCCCGCCTGAGAGCGTCCAGACAGAGCTTAAGGCCTTGGCCTCGCTTGGCGTAAAGACTATGATACCGCTTCACTGTAGCGGCGAACTGGTGTTAAAAGAGGCTAGGCGCTTCGGCATAGAGGCTAAGGAGGCAGTTGCAGGCGACTGGCTTGAGCTCTAG
- a CDS encoding S-adenosylmethionine decarboxylase proenzyme, translated as MATMQSLYEIKKAGPRVVGRHVYGNLKGCRNVEALRDPSVLEDLLRKAGEEGNMTILDVKSWKIGEGVSAVAIVLESHITIHTWPEYRFATVDVYSCGAHTDPRRAFDYIVRALDPEEVAVGSADRSLE; from the coding sequence GTGGCCACCATGCAGAGCCTATATGAGATCAAGAAGGCCGGTCCAAGAGTAGTGGGCCGTCATGTCTACGGTAACCTAAAGGGCTGCCGTAACGTTGAGGCTCTGCGTGACCCCTCAGTGTTGGAGGACCTGCTGAGGAAGGCCGGCGAGGAGGGGAATATGACGATACTTGACGTGAAGTCCTGGAAGATAGGCGAGGGCGTCAGCGCCGTAGCCATAGTCCTGGAGAGCCACATAACGATACACACCTGGCCTGAGTACCGCTTCGCAACAGTTGACGTTTACAGCTGCGGTGCCCACACGGACCCCAGGAGGGCCTTTGATTACATAGTTAGGGCCCTCGACCCAGAGGAGGTAGCAGTGGGCTCAGCCGACAGGAGTTTGGAATAG
- a CDS encoding Peptide N-acetyl-beta-D-glucosaminyl asparaginase amidase A, which translates to MSPKLVGLVFVILLAAAWAPAALAAQAQPPAGPLPVRPLLNLTLSPALYYAALGQDGYYSFQAFRYVPPNETPRVIWIAKDVIFNNTGLPYNATVYVPPGNYSLILLNLSIREAGGPQYDRIVEVFANGTPLLWGSTQEILNSTTAVDVTFFENLLRGPVRFQLLLPNYYAPRIHITGYYEANLTLLLYNGTPPAGLPNVFIPLFVNKVGYSTVSLNAYRDYAKQQVTIPNGTYRAWLLLYTKGNAYDEFWYTNIPAVRYVKVYYNGLLAGVVNPYETIYTGGIDLFWWRPVTSVNTLSFHMPDVVDLTPLLAYGLNATIAISVANLLESAQTMGVPGGAFNWGIGGFLALWVNESNPMVGAAALRAKATYHDTGPLLLHYGYDGLYFDEGASYLINYTSELYFEHGQELVSAVESGKTLVRQAYNYAGTYAYNYLDEQFSVTSWAEGYEPYTLSITANWPVTLYYDFVVVPITPPTTYPYNATFAQNGSIYLAPSYSISYAWQGYNLTESMSYDLSAVGGFSGILEFINPTGAVVIGLTSNNAVTQKSLTAEVLVNGRGFAESVYLEGLQNSTTNTAGYLIANQFSYQLINGGLPGASSGPAQGGSSSIGPASSDSPYHISDHNGPASSHWSSSLLLARSGLLNRVLRML; encoded by the coding sequence TTGAGCCCTAAGCTCGTAGGTCTTGTTTTCGTCATCCTGCTCGCGGCGGCCTGGGCCCCAGCGGCCTTAGCTGCCCAGGCTCAGCCGCCCGCGGGGCCTCTCCCTGTGAGACCTCTGCTTAACTTGACACTCTCGCCGGCCCTCTACTACGCTGCGCTCGGACAGGACGGGTACTACTCGTTCCAGGCCTTCAGGTACGTGCCCCCTAACGAGACTCCTAGGGTGATATGGATAGCCAAGGACGTGATTTTCAACAACACGGGCTTGCCCTATAACGCAACAGTTTACGTGCCTCCGGGCAACTACAGCCTGATACTTCTCAACCTCTCTATAAGGGAGGCCGGCGGGCCCCAGTACGACAGGATAGTTGAGGTCTTCGCCAACGGGACCCCCTTGCTCTGGGGCTCAACCCAGGAGATACTGAACTCGACAACTGCTGTCGACGTGACCTTCTTTGAGAACCTCCTCAGGGGCCCTGTAAGGTTCCAGCTGCTCCTGCCCAACTACTACGCGCCTCGTATACACATAACTGGCTACTATGAGGCTAACCTGACGCTCCTGCTCTACAACGGGACGCCGCCAGCCGGGCTGCCAAACGTCTTCATACCCCTGTTCGTCAACAAGGTCGGCTACTCGACCGTCTCCCTCAACGCCTACAGGGACTACGCTAAACAGCAGGTGACAATACCTAATGGGACCTACAGGGCGTGGCTGTTACTTTACACTAAGGGGAACGCCTACGACGAGTTCTGGTACACTAACATACCTGCCGTGAGGTACGTCAAGGTTTACTACAATGGCCTCCTGGCCGGCGTCGTGAACCCGTATGAGACCATCTACACGGGCGGCATAGACCTGTTCTGGTGGAGGCCTGTGACCTCAGTGAACACCCTCTCGTTCCACATGCCTGACGTAGTTGACCTGACGCCGCTCCTGGCCTATGGCCTTAATGCCACCATAGCGATAAGCGTGGCCAACCTGTTGGAGTCAGCCCAGACGATGGGCGTCCCGGGCGGCGCCTTTAACTGGGGCATTGGCGGCTTCCTCGCCCTCTGGGTCAACGAGAGCAACCCAATGGTAGGGGCCGCCGCGCTCAGGGCCAAGGCAACCTATCACGATACGGGACCCCTCCTACTCCACTACGGCTACGATGGCCTCTATTTTGACGAAGGCGCCAGCTACCTCATAAACTACACCTCAGAGCTCTACTTTGAGCACGGTCAGGAGCTGGTCAGCGCTGTCGAGTCCGGCAAGACCCTCGTGAGGCAGGCCTACAACTACGCCGGGACGTACGCTTACAACTACCTTGACGAGCAGTTCAGCGTAACTTCGTGGGCTGAGGGCTACGAGCCTTACACGCTGTCGATCACGGCTAACTGGCCCGTGACCCTCTACTACGACTTCGTCGTCGTGCCAATAACCCCGCCTACGACATACCCATATAACGCCACCTTTGCCCAGAACGGCAGCATATACCTGGCCCCGTCCTATAGCATAAGCTACGCGTGGCAGGGCTACAACCTCACTGAGAGCATGAGCTACGACCTGAGCGCTGTCGGGGGCTTCTCGGGCATACTTGAGTTCATAAACCCCACCGGGGCCGTCGTAATTGGCCTCACGTCAAACAACGCAGTCACGCAGAAGTCGCTCACCGCGGAGGTCCTGGTGAACGGGCGCGGCTTCGCGGAGAGCGTCTACCTTGAGGGGCTGCAGAACAGCACCACAAACACCGCTGGCTACCTGATAGCCAACCAGTTCAGCTACCAGCTCATCAATGGCGGCCTGCCAGGGGCCTCCTCTGGCCCCGCCCAGGGCGGCTCATCGAGTATCGGCCCAGCCAGCTCAGACAGCCCTTACCATATATCAGACCACAATGGCCCAGCCAGCTCACACTGGTCATCCTCGTTGCTCCTGGCAAGGTCTGGGCTTCTCAATAGGGTTCTGAGGATGCTTTAA
- a CDS encoding Threonine synthase gives MRRDVPSMWRYAGMLAFRPVRLATAGEGYTPVVRLGPVLAKLETRNPTGSYADRASSALVSGLVRDVYRVSYSVDFGPSMAFYAGLVGAHTVVYARPEEIDPFDTVNLARLGASFDFTGRPELTYENQYTIEGLKTISYEIVEQMPRADRVFVPASTGLLTFAMRKGFREAAESAGASEPELVAVSVRGSAEPPTLDMLRGVKRVYVGAEEVTKAMVSLARKGIYARPLAAAAYSVAEAEEGIVVITGGLRRPGLSRRGSELRQKVIEVLARLGRDVTAYEVWEQLTGYTLRGVYKALEALEEEGVVCVNALLRGRRKVRTYRLCNIGKT, from the coding sequence GTGAGGAGGGACGTCCCAAGCATGTGGAGATATGCTGGCATGCTGGCGTTCAGGCCCGTGAGGCTGGCGACAGCCGGGGAGGGGTACACGCCCGTGGTGAGGCTTGGGCCCGTGCTGGCCAAGCTTGAGACCAGGAACCCCACAGGGAGCTACGCTGACAGGGCGTCCTCAGCCCTCGTAAGCGGGCTAGTAAGGGACGTCTACAGGGTTAGCTACTCCGTCGACTTTGGCCCTTCCATGGCCTTCTACGCAGGCCTCGTGGGGGCCCACACGGTGGTCTACGCCAGGCCTGAGGAGATCGACCCCTTTGACACAGTGAACCTGGCAAGGCTCGGCGCCTCCTTCGACTTCACCGGCAGGCCTGAGCTCACTTATGAGAACCAGTACACGATAGAGGGGCTTAAGACTATATCGTATGAGATAGTTGAGCAGATGCCCCGCGCGGACAGGGTCTTCGTGCCCGCCAGCACAGGCCTCCTGACCTTTGCCATGAGGAAGGGCTTCAGGGAGGCCGCCGAGAGCGCGGGGGCCAGCGAGCCTGAGCTTGTAGCCGTCAGCGTAAGAGGCTCCGCGGAGCCTCCGACCCTTGACATGCTAAGGGGCGTCAAGAGGGTGTACGTTGGGGCTGAGGAGGTAACCAAAGCCATGGTCTCCCTCGCCAGAAAAGGCATATATGCTAGGCCGCTGGCCGCGGCCGCTTACTCCGTCGCAGAGGCCGAGGAGGGCATCGTAGTGATAACCGGAGGGCTCAGGAGGCCAGGACTTAGCAGGCGGGGCTCTGAGCTGAGGCAGAAGGTGATAGAGGTCCTGGCGCGCCTGGGCAGGGACGTGACGGCCTATGAGGTCTGGGAGCAGCTGACGGGGTACACCCTGAGAGGCGTCTACAAGGCCCTTGAGGCCCTTGAGGAGGAGGGCGTCGTCTGCGTTAACGCCCTGCTGAGGGGCAGGAGGAAGGTAAGGACTTACAGGCTCTGCAACATTGGAAAAACTTAA
- a CDS encoding ribosomal protein L13, archaeal/eukaryotic, with protein MDMAQPKGVEAKEVVIDGEGAILGRMASLIAKLLLGGHRVIVVNAEKVAVSGDPRRLVEFYRDTVLGVRSHFSHKWRPKRPRSPQRLVIKAVRGMLPKDKRGKDALSRLRVFVGVPKEYAGKASKLPEGFTAAKLTKAKYATLGEIARQLGWKVGASAA; from the coding sequence ATGGACATGGCTCAGCCCAAGGGGGTTGAGGCAAAGGAGGTAGTTATAGACGGCGAGGGCGCCATATTGGGGAGGATGGCCAGCCTCATAGCTAAGCTGCTTCTCGGGGGCCATAGGGTCATAGTAGTGAACGCTGAGAAGGTGGCGGTCAGCGGCGACCCGAGAAGGCTCGTGGAGTTCTACAGGGACACAGTGCTCGGGGTCAGGTCACACTTCTCGCATAAGTGGAGGCCGAAGAGGCCAAGGTCGCCTCAGCGGCTGGTGATAAAGGCTGTGCGCGGCATGTTGCCTAAGGACAAAAGGGGCAAGGACGCGCTCTCGCGCCTGAGGGTTTTCGTCGGCGTGCCCAAGGAGTACGCTGGGAAGGCTTCTAAGCTGCCCGAGGGGTTCACGGCAGCGAAGCTAACAAAGGCTAAGTATGCCACGCTGGGCGAAATTGCTAGGCAGCTGGGGTGGAAGGTTGGAGCGTCAGCAGCCTAA